The genomic region CCAGCCCCGCGTAATGAAAGGCCGCGCGCAGGTAATCTTCGGCGGTCGCAATGGGCCGCCCTTCGAAACGCCCCCAACCGCCATAGGGCAGGCCGACCTGAACGAAACAATCGCCGGCCGCTTCGCGCATCTCTGCATCAAAAAAGCGCCCCTCAATCGAGAGCATGTGAATACCCGCTGCATGGGCTGCGGCGGCCTCCTCAGGCGTGGTGACGAATAACATAGAAATTTTTTCACCGCGCTTTTTCATGGCGCGAATATCTTCGACATGGGGGCGATTGTGATACATGGGATGTCTCGCTGATTAAAACTGTGGCGATAGGGTAAAGGCTGTGCGGAACGCGTCTAACGCCTCCTCAGGGGTGCGGGAGGCAAAGGCCTCCATGCCCACGGGGCCGTTGTAGCCCATTTTCTGAAGGGCGCGGGCAATGTTTGGCCAATGCATTTCACCTGTTCCAGGCTCGCAGCGGCCAGGGTTGTCGGCCACTTGCACCTCGCCGATCCAAGGCAGGCAGGCCTCAGCCCATCGGATCACATCGCCTTCGCCAATTTGCGTGTGGTAAAGATCAAGATTGATCCGCAGTTCTGGGCGATTAATGCTCGACACCAGTTCTAAGACGTCATTCGTGCTTGAAAACGGGCATCCTGGATGGTCGCGCAGATTGAGGTTTTCGAGCGTAAACACCACGCCCTCGCGCGCGGCAAGATCACAGATGCGATGCAACGTGTCGCGTGCGCGTTGCCACATACCAGGCGCGACATGGGCAAGCTGCGGGATTGGCAGGCCCTGATCGCCCAGACCCGTGCCATGCAAATTATACCGCGCCACACCAAGCCTTTTGCCTTGTTCAACCGCCTCGGCCGCAGAGGCCAAAAGCATATCTGCGCCCTCTGCATCGGCCAATCGACCCTGCAGGTAGCCGTTCATTATCGTGAAAGTCGCACCAGTGCGGGCGAGGGCATCAATATCCCAAGCGGGCCAATTCCACAGGCCCACGCCAAACCCCATCTCATGCAGGCGCGCCGCCCGCCATGAGATCGGTTTATCCTGCCACAACATTTCGGCACATGCGGCGAGTTCAAAGGCCATCTTTTAGATCTCCACAAACACGCGGCCCGCTTCGACCTTGGTTTTATAGGTGTGCAAATTCTCGCAGGCGGGGGGTGTTTCAACTTCGCCTGTGCTGACATCAAAAATCGAGGAATGTTTTGGACATTCAATCGTGGCTTCTACGACCAAGCCCTCGCACAGATGCACATCTTCATGGGTGCAGAGCCCGTCTGTGCAATAGTAATTATCCTCGTGATCGCGCACGATGATAAAAGTACGATCCCCGTGATCAAAGCGGATCACATCTTCTTCGGCGATGTCAGTGGCGGCGCAGGCGTCAATCCATTCGGCCATGGTCAGTCCTTTCTTCTGTGTCAGTCAACCTCTGCCCTAGCGGGCATACGGTTAAATATCCTGTAGTTTAAAATCTGCGGGTTTGTCGGGCATCACGGCGTGCAGCAACGCCACTGATTTTTCCAAACCCTCGAGCGAATTGAGCAGCACGTCCTCATGTTCAATGGACAGCCACCCATCATAGCCGCCCATTTTAAGCCGATAACAAAATTGCCGCCACCAATGCGCGCCATGACCGTAGCCCAAGGTGATGTATGACCAACTGCGCGCAGGGATATCCAACAACGAGCCATTTTCAAGCAAGCTGGTTGTGGCTTGCACAGGGGGGTTTAGGAAGGTGTCTTTCGCATGCACATGATACACTGCAGCACCCAAAGCCTCAGCCGAGATGAGCGGGTCTGCCCCCATCCAAAACAAGTGCGAGGGATCAAGATTGGCCCCAATAATCGGCCCAATTTCCGCGCGCAGTTTCAGCAAAGACGGCACATTGTAGACGCATTGATTGCCATGCAATTCGAGCGCAATCTGGCGCACCCCTTCGGCTTCGGCAGTTTTGGCGATGTCAGTCCAAAACGGGATCAGTTTTTCGTGCCACTGATAGGTCAAGATCGTCTGCGTTTCAGGGGGCCAGCTTGAGACAACCCAATTGGGCATCGTATCACCCGGCGCACCTGCGGGCAGCCCCGACATTGTGCAAACTTTGGCTACCCCCATCTGGCCGGCCAGTCGTAACGTGCGGCGCAGATCGGCCCCTTGTTTGGGGTCGGTCGGGTGCAATGGATTGCCATTGGCATTAAACGCAATGATCTCAAGGCCTCGATCGGCAAAAGCCTTAA from Rhodobacterales bacterium HKCCA1288 harbors:
- a CDS encoding Rieske 2Fe-2S domain-containing protein, producing the protein MAEWIDACAATDIAEEDVIRFDHGDRTFIIVRDHEDNYYCTDGLCTHEDVHLCEGLVVEATIECPKHSSIFDVSTGEVETPPACENLHTYKTKVEAGRVFVEI
- a CDS encoding sugar phosphate isomerase/epimerase, with amino-acid sequence MKLGFVSDSLGGLSFEDMLDHAARLGVSGVEVNTCGWSTAPHCSLDDLLDNSAAQKTFLKAFADRGLEIIAFNANGNPLHPTDPKQGADLRRTLRLAGQMGVAKVCTMSGLPAGAPGDTMPNWVVSSWPPETQTILTYQWHEKLIPFWTDIAKTAEAEGVRQIALELHGNQCVYNVPSLLKLRAEIGPIIGANLDPSHLFWMGADPLISAEALGAAVYHVHAKDTFLNPPVQATTSLLENGSLLDIPARSWSYITLGYGHGAHWWRQFCYRLKMGGYDGWLSIEHEDVLLNSLEGLEKSVALLHAVMPDKPADFKLQDI
- a CDS encoding TIM barrel protein, with the translated sequence MAFELAACAEMLWQDKPISWRAARLHEMGFGVGLWNWPAWDIDALARTGATFTIMNGYLQGRLADAEGADMLLASAAEAVEQGKRLGVARYNLHGTGLGDQGLPIPQLAHVAPGMWQRARDTLHRICDLAAREGVVFTLENLNLRDHPGCPFSSTNDVLELVSSINRPELRINLDLYHTQIGEGDVIRWAEACLPWIGEVQVADNPGRCEPGTGEMHWPNIARALQKMGYNGPVGMEAFASRTPEEALDAFRTAFTLSPQF